The genomic DNA GGCGGCGACGGCTCGCGCGGTGGTCGGTTCGCTCGCGACGGTCACCATGTCGGGGCCCGGCACGGTGGAGCTCCAGCCCTGCGGCATCACCAAGGCCACCGGCCTGGCGCTGGCCGCCGAGCACCTGGGTCTGGAGCGGCGGCGGACGATCGCCTTCGGGGACATGCCCAACGACATCCCCATGTTCCATTGGGCGGCCCACGGTGTCGCCATGGCCGGCGCCCACCCCGAACTCAAGGCGGTGGCCGACGAGGTCACCACGACGAACGAGGACGACGGCGTGGCCGTCGTCCTCGAGCGGATCTTCGGTACCTCTTGATGCGCTACCGCTTGGTGCGCTGCCGCGGCGGCGCGGCTCAGTACGCGCTGAAGACGTTGTCCATCGAGCCGTAGCGGTCGGCCGCGTAGTTGCAGGCGGCGGTGATGTTGGCGACCGGGTCGTACGGGTCCCAGGAGGTGCCCTCCACGTGGTACGCCTGGAAGGTCGGGTCGATCACCTGGAGCAGACCCTTGGACGGGGTGCCGTTGATGGCGTTGATGTCCCAGTTGTTGATGGCGAGCGGGTTGCCGGAGGACTCACGCATGATGTTGCGGTGAATGCCCTCGTAGGTCCCGGGGATGCCGTGCTGGGCCATGATGTCGAGCGAC from Streptomyces sp. CB09001 includes the following:
- a CDS encoding transglycosylase SLT domain-containing protein, which codes for MSANGQNRHARTSRLARKLAVAGTGAAVLALPLIGATTASAATPAAATTATTAATAYPDNLDGWIRESLDIMAQHGIPGTYEGIHRNIMRESSGNPLAINNWDINAINGTPSKGLLQVIDPTFQAYHVEGTSWDPYDPVANITAACNYAADRYGSMDNVFSAY